A stretch of Channa argus isolate prfri chromosome 16, Channa argus male v1.0, whole genome shotgun sequence DNA encodes these proteins:
- the LOC137101901 gene encoding ankyrin repeat domain-containing protein 34B: MVDPLSDCSPLITAAASGKLRLVRLLVEGGAQVNGRNPRGETALVAACKALRGEPDGSDTVKLLTYLLQNKADPNAQDRAGRTALMYACMERAGAQVASILLSAGANPSMEDYSGASSLVYAINAQHQPTLKVLMDACRARGLDIIIIATEMGVSGGPVTRRYLNVPPSPDTSPVSCMSPSDIVLKTGSPNSPEGGNIFNFRGTSKRGSGSSSSSSRHPSCELSPLSQCSTPPPRQRMLSEPWLAIHNLACLNRAYEEGMRERSHQDDRNIEDLETERARREIEHIEDEASHFHQSRTEDRRENHNSLSSVSQSILSLTQECSSHATSSRLVYRCVTPGAPTSDKTTQKSSIDKLPPCPSPQSQPRGNTLPSVRVVPPLLHLPPLVNQSDSHLEVPTQVSTSKSRSMVFLPHPPNSPPPPSSFSRASSVRPALLPRLSLASSVTSLVAPPAACWGERSRRSLRRHSAQLEQIRGGGEEWT; this comes from the exons ATGGTGGACCCTCTGTCAGACTGCAGCCCCCTCATCACTGCTGCAGCCTCGGGGAAGCTCCGTCTGGTCCGCCTACTGGTCGAAGGCGGCGCTCAGGTTAATGGGCGCAACCCCAGAGGGGAGACAGCTCTCGTGGCTGCCTGTAAGGCCCTGAGAGGGGAGCCAGATGGAAGTGATACTGTGAAACTCCTTACGTATTTACTGCAGAACAAG GCAGACCCAAATGCACAGGACCGCGCTGGTCGTACTGCTCTCATGTATGCCTGCATGGAGCGAGCAGGAGCTCAGGTAGCATCCATCCTCCTGTCTGCAGGAGCTAATCCTAGCATGGAAGACTACTCTGGAGCCTCATCTTTGGTATATGCCATCAATGCGCAGCACCAGCCCACACTCAAG GTATTGATGGATGCCTGCCGAGCACGGGGTCTTGACATCATCATAATTGCCACAGAGATGGGTGTGAGTGGAGGCCCGGTGACCAGACGTTACCTGAATGTCCCTCCATCACCTGACACGTCGCCAGTGTCGTGCATGTCCCCGTCTGACATCGTCCTTAAGACGGGTTCACCAAACTCACCTGAGGGGGGAAACATCTTTAACTTCAGAGGAACAA GTAAAAGAggaagtggcagcagcagcagcagcagcagacatcCCTCCTGTGAGCTAAGTCCGCTGAGCCAATGTAGCACTCCACCTCCCAGACAGAGGATGTTATCTGAACCATGGTTGGCCATTCACAACCTGGCCTGTCTGAACAGAGCTTATGAGGAGGGCATGAGGGAGAGGAGCCATCAAGATGATAGAAACATAGAGGATTTAGAAACAGAGAGAGCACGGAGGGAAATTGAGCACATAGAGGATGAGGCGTCACATTTTCATCAGTCCAGGACGGAAGACAGGCGGGAGAATCACAACAGCCTTTCAAGTGTTTCTCAGTCAATCCTTTCTCTCACACAAGAGTGTTCATCTCATGCAACTTCAAGCAGGCTGGTCTATAGGTGTGTAACTCCTGGAGCCCCAACATCAGACAAAACAACCCAAAAGAGCTCCATTGATAAGCTTCCTCCCTGCCCATCTCCACAATCCCAGCCACGCGGGAACACCCTCCCCTCTGTCAGGGTGGTCCCGCCTCTGCTTCACCTTCCTCCATTAGTCAACCAATCTGATTCTCACCTCGAAGTACCAACCCAGGTTTCCACCTCCAAAAGCAGGAGTATGGTGTTTCTGCCTCATCCACCCAACTCCCCTCCAccaccctcctccttctccagaGCCTCATCAGTAAGACCAGCACTGCTCCCTCGGCTGTCCCTCGCCTCCTCTGTCACCTCCCTGGttgctcctcctgctgcttgCTGGGGTGAAAGGAGCAGGAGGTCACTGCGTCGTCACTCAGCTCAACTTGAACAGatcagaggaggaggtgaagagTGGACATGA
- the zgc:110158 gene encoding single-stranded DNA-binding protein 3 isoform X2, which produces MYGKGKGAVVPSDSQAREKLALYVYEYLLHVGAQKSAQTFLSEIRWEKNITLGEPPGFLHSWWCVFWDLYCAAPDRRETCEHSSEAKAFHDYSAAAAPSPVMGNMPPNDAMPGGPMPPGFFQGPPGSQQSPHAQPPPHNPSNPMMGPHGQPFMSPRYPGGPRPSLRMPNQPPGGIPGSQPLLPNSLDPTRPQGHPNMGGPMRMNPPRGMAMGPQNYGGMRPPPNSMGGPMPGMNMGPGGRGPWPGPNANSIAYSSSSPGNYVGPPGGGGPPGTPIMPSPDSTNSSENIYTMMNPIGPGGNRPNFPIGPGADGPMAMGPMEPHHMNGSLGSGDMDGLPKSSPNNMGGMNNPPGTPRDDGEMGGNFLHQFQSESYSPNMAMSV; this is translated from the exons ATGTACGGCAAGGGTAAAGGAGCTGTGGTCCCCTCCGACAGCCAAGCAAGAGAAAA GTTAGCGTTATATGTGTACGAGTACCTGCTCCATGTGGGAGCGCAGAAGTCTGCACAGACCTTTCTCTCTGAG ATTCGATGGGAGAAGAATATAACATTAGGGGAGCCCCCTGGATTCCTCCATTCATGGTGGTG TGTATTCTGGGATTTGTATTGTGCAGCTCCAGACCGAAGGGAGACATGCGAGCACTCCAGTGAGGCCAAGGCCTTCCATGACTAT agtgcagcagcagcacccaGCCCAGTGATGGGCAACATGCCCCCCAATGACGCCATGCCCGGTGGTCCCATGCCCCCAGGCTTCTTCCAG GGACCACCCGGCTCTCAGCAGTCCCCCCACGCACAGCCCCCCCCACACAACCCCAGCAACCCCATGATGGGACCTCATGGCCAG CCCTTCATGTCACCGCGCTATCCAGGTGGACCGCGCCCCTCACTCCGAATGCCAAATCAG CCTCCTGGAGGAATCCCTGGATCTCAGCCTCTCCTGCCAAATAGTTTGGATCCAACAAGACCGCAAG GACATCCTAATATGGGTGGGCCAATGAGAATGAACCCTCCTCGAGGAATGGCCATGGGCCCACAG AATTATGGGGGCATGAGGCCTCCTCCCAACTCTATGGGTGGTCCCATGCCAGGAATGAACAT GGGTCCTGGAGGCAGAGGTCCTTGGCCAGGACCCAATGCTAATTCT ATAGCCTATTCCTCCTCATCTCCAGGAAACTATGTG GGTCCTCCAGGTGGTGGAGGTCCACCCGGAACTCCCATCATGCCCAGCCCAG ATTCAACTAACTCCAGCGAAAACATCTATACAATGATGAATCCTATAGGACCGGGAGGCAACAGACCCAAT TTCCCCATAGGACCTGGAGCTGATGGGCCAATGGCTATGGGACCCATGGAGCCACACCACATGAATGGATCACTAG GGTCTGGGGATATGGATGGGTTGCCAAAG AGCTCTCCAAATAACATGGGGGGCATGAACAACCCTCCTGGAACGCCGAGAGATGATGGCGAAATGGGTGGCAACTTCTTGCACCAATTCCAAAGCGAAAGT tATTCACCCAACATGGCGATgagtgtgtga
- the zgc:110158 gene encoding single-stranded DNA-binding protein 3 isoform X3 — MYGKGKGAVVPSDSQAREKLALYVYEYLLHVGAQKSAQTFLSEIRWEKNITLGEPPGFLHSWWCVFWDLYCAAPDRRETCEHSSEAKAFHDYSAAAAPSPVMGNMPPNDAMPGGPMPPGFFQPFMSPRYPGGPRPSLRMPNQPPGGIPGSQPLLPNSLDPTRPQGHPNMGGPMRMNPPRGMAMGPQNYGGMRPPPNSMGGPMPGMNMGPGGRGPWPGPNANSIAYSSSSPGNYVGPPGGGGPPGTPIMPSPGDSTNSSENIYTMMNPIGPGGNRPNFPIGPGADGPMAMGPMEPHHMNGSLGSGDMDGLPKSSPNNMGGMNNPPGTPRDDGEMGGNFLHQFQSESYSPNMAMSV; from the exons ATGTACGGCAAGGGTAAAGGAGCTGTGGTCCCCTCCGACAGCCAAGCAAGAGAAAA GTTAGCGTTATATGTGTACGAGTACCTGCTCCATGTGGGAGCGCAGAAGTCTGCACAGACCTTTCTCTCTGAG ATTCGATGGGAGAAGAATATAACATTAGGGGAGCCCCCTGGATTCCTCCATTCATGGTGGTG TGTATTCTGGGATTTGTATTGTGCAGCTCCAGACCGAAGGGAGACATGCGAGCACTCCAGTGAGGCCAAGGCCTTCCATGACTAT agtgcagcagcagcacccaGCCCAGTGATGGGCAACATGCCCCCCAATGACGCCATGCCCGGTGGTCCCATGCCCCCAGGCTTCTTCCAG CCCTTCATGTCACCGCGCTATCCAGGTGGACCGCGCCCCTCACTCCGAATGCCAAATCAG CCTCCTGGAGGAATCCCTGGATCTCAGCCTCTCCTGCCAAATAGTTTGGATCCAACAAGACCGCAAG GACATCCTAATATGGGTGGGCCAATGAGAATGAACCCTCCTCGAGGAATGGCCATGGGCCCACAG AATTATGGGGGCATGAGGCCTCCTCCCAACTCTATGGGTGGTCCCATGCCAGGAATGAACAT GGGTCCTGGAGGCAGAGGTCCTTGGCCAGGACCCAATGCTAATTCT ATAGCCTATTCCTCCTCATCTCCAGGAAACTATGTG GGTCCTCCAGGTGGTGGAGGTCCACCCGGAACTCCCATCATGCCCAGCCCAGGTG ATTCAACTAACTCCAGCGAAAACATCTATACAATGATGAATCCTATAGGACCGGGAGGCAACAGACCCAAT TTCCCCATAGGACCTGGAGCTGATGGGCCAATGGCTATGGGACCCATGGAGCCACACCACATGAATGGATCACTAG GGTCTGGGGATATGGATGGGTTGCCAAAG AGCTCTCCAAATAACATGGGGGGCATGAACAACCCTCCTGGAACGCCGAGAGATGATGGCGAAATGGGTGGCAACTTCTTGCACCAATTCCAAAGCGAAAGT tATTCACCCAACATGGCGATgagtgtgtga
- the zgc:110158 gene encoding single-stranded DNA-binding protein 3 isoform X1 yields the protein MYGKGKGAVVPSDSQAREKLALYVYEYLLHVGAQKSAQTFLSEIRWEKNITLGEPPGFLHSWWCVFWDLYCAAPDRRETCEHSSEAKAFHDYSAAAAPSPVMGNMPPNDAMPGGPMPPGFFQGPPGSQQSPHAQPPPHNPSNPMMGPHGQPFMSPRYPGGPRPSLRMPNQPPGGIPGSQPLLPNSLDPTRPQGHPNMGGPMRMNPPRGMAMGPQNYGGMRPPPNSMGGPMPGMNMGPGGRGPWPGPNANSIAYSSSSPGNYVGPPGGGGPPGTPIMPSPGDSTNSSENIYTMMNPIGPGGNRPNFPIGPGADGPMAMGPMEPHHMNGSLGSGDMDGLPKSSPNNMGGMNNPPGTPRDDGEMGGNFLHQFQSESYSPNMAMSV from the exons ATGTACGGCAAGGGTAAAGGAGCTGTGGTCCCCTCCGACAGCCAAGCAAGAGAAAA GTTAGCGTTATATGTGTACGAGTACCTGCTCCATGTGGGAGCGCAGAAGTCTGCACAGACCTTTCTCTCTGAG ATTCGATGGGAGAAGAATATAACATTAGGGGAGCCCCCTGGATTCCTCCATTCATGGTGGTG TGTATTCTGGGATTTGTATTGTGCAGCTCCAGACCGAAGGGAGACATGCGAGCACTCCAGTGAGGCCAAGGCCTTCCATGACTAT agtgcagcagcagcacccaGCCCAGTGATGGGCAACATGCCCCCCAATGACGCCATGCCCGGTGGTCCCATGCCCCCAGGCTTCTTCCAG GGACCACCCGGCTCTCAGCAGTCCCCCCACGCACAGCCCCCCCCACACAACCCCAGCAACCCCATGATGGGACCTCATGGCCAG CCCTTCATGTCACCGCGCTATCCAGGTGGACCGCGCCCCTCACTCCGAATGCCAAATCAG CCTCCTGGAGGAATCCCTGGATCTCAGCCTCTCCTGCCAAATAGTTTGGATCCAACAAGACCGCAAG GACATCCTAATATGGGTGGGCCAATGAGAATGAACCCTCCTCGAGGAATGGCCATGGGCCCACAG AATTATGGGGGCATGAGGCCTCCTCCCAACTCTATGGGTGGTCCCATGCCAGGAATGAACAT GGGTCCTGGAGGCAGAGGTCCTTGGCCAGGACCCAATGCTAATTCT ATAGCCTATTCCTCCTCATCTCCAGGAAACTATGTG GGTCCTCCAGGTGGTGGAGGTCCACCCGGAACTCCCATCATGCCCAGCCCAGGTG ATTCAACTAACTCCAGCGAAAACATCTATACAATGATGAATCCTATAGGACCGGGAGGCAACAGACCCAAT TTCCCCATAGGACCTGGAGCTGATGGGCCAATGGCTATGGGACCCATGGAGCCACACCACATGAATGGATCACTAG GGTCTGGGGATATGGATGGGTTGCCAAAG AGCTCTCCAAATAACATGGGGGGCATGAACAACCCTCCTGGAACGCCGAGAGATGATGGCGAAATGGGTGGCAACTTCTTGCACCAATTCCAAAGCGAAAGT tATTCACCCAACATGGCGATgagtgtgtga